The Pirellulaceae bacterium region GTGGTTTGTCTGTTGTTTTGGTCAGTGGCGTGAAGGTGACTACACTACGGTTCAGGCGGCGAGAGATTTGGGCGGTCATCCTCTGGTGACGGCTGCTGGTGGTGAAACTCTCATTGATCCTGGGCTTGGCCTGCCGAACGAGCGCAAGAGTTGAACCATCCAATTAAACGCCACCTGGTCAGACGCTCGCCAAATTAGGTGCCTATAATGCATGCCCTGTCACAGGTGGTCAGGAAGTGGGGGACAAGTGGGGCTTGCGCCGCATCTCTTGCTAGCAGCAGTGGGTGTCAGAATTCTTTATGTTCAGCGCAGGCATCGCAAAACGCTGAGGAGTTTATGGACGTTAACCGGAAGATTGTATTCTGCGTAATTGCAGCCGCGGCTCTCCTCGCTAGTGCTAGCAGTCACACGGTATTGTGTGCTCAGTATTCCGGGGATTCGTGGCGCCAGTTCCGTGGAAATCTCGATGACGGCCGCGCTCCATTGGCCAGATTTCCGATTCAGTGGAGCCCGACCAGCGGCCTACGCTGGCGGACTACGATTCACGGTCGTGGTTGGTCGTCGCCAGTGGTAGATGGCAATGAGATTTGGTTGACGACGGCAACCGAAGACGGGCTGAAGATGCATGTGGTGTGCGTTGCTTTGGACAGCGGTGCAATTGTTCACGATCGATTGATTTTCGAAAATGAAGTCGTCCAGCCAGACTATCACATCACGAACAGCTATGCCTCCCCGACCCCGGTTCTGGATGATCAGCACATCTATGTTCATTTTGGGGCTTACGGTACCGCTTGTTTGCGAAGGAGTGACTTCAGCCTGCGCTGGCAACGACGCGATTTGCCTTGTAATCACTATCGCGGTCCCGGCAGTTCGCCAATTCTCTACCGCGATTTGCTGATTTTTCACATGGACGGGTTTGACTATCAGTATGCCATCGCACTGGATCGCGTCTCCGGGCAGACGGTCTGGAAGGCCGATCGCCAAGTTGAGTATGGGACTGACAATGGCGATTACTACAAGGCCTTTTCGACTCCAAGAGTGATCCAGTTGGACGGCCACGACCAATTGATCAGCCCCGCCAGCATGGCCTGTCTGGCGCTTGATCCGCTGACCGGGAAAGAATTGTGGCGAGTCCGCTACGAAGAGCACTCGACGACCGTTCGCCCGCTGTTCGATGGTCAATTTCTGTATTTAAGTACCGGCTTCAGCAAACCCAAATTGCTGTGTGTGCGAGCCGACGGCAGCGGAGATGTGACCGACAGCCACATCGTATGGAGCCAGCATAAGTCGATCGGTTCCAAGCCGAGCCCTGTCCTGGTCAACGGAAAGTTGTTTGTAGTATCCGACGACGGAGTAATCTCGCGTTTAGATGTCCAGACTGGTGAGATTCGCTGGCAACAACGTCTAGGAGGCAAATTCAGTGCTTCTTTGGTGGCCACCGACCAGCATGTCATTGCCGTGGATCATGATGGTGCGGGCTATGTGTTCACCGTCGCCGACCAACCGCAATTGGTTGGCGAAAATCGGCTCGACGAAGGTTGCAACGCGTCGCCGGCACTCTTGCGAGATTCACTTATTTTAAGAACCACATCACAGTTAGTGCGAATTGCACAGTAGCTTTCGATGCCGGAATCACGTGACCGAAAAGAAAACGCTATGGCTGATCGCAATAATTGCCAGTCGAGTCGTGAACAGTTGCGTCAAAGAGACTCAGATGAACCCAGAGTTCGGCTCACTATTACCAGTACCTTACTGTTGGAGGTGACCGTACTCGCGGCCGAATCCTCCACCGCCTTCGAGTATGAGCCTGATTTCATTGAGTACGATAGTCCAGTCATCAACTATCGGCGATTAGCCAGCAGGACCAAGAACCGCTCATTTTACACACTCGGATAACAGTCGCTTTGCGGAAACCATCCGCCAGGTGTGTATACTATGGAGCATCGAATCGACTGTCGAGAATTACTTGCTTTGAGGTTCTTATGAGTCGTCACCCCCAGAGCCGTCGGTATTGTATTGCTGCGAACCGCAAGCGCATCTTGGGAGTCGAGAAGTTGGAGGGGCGCCTATTGTTGGCAGCGGCCATTGGCCGTGAACTGTGGGAGGCTCAGTCTTGGCCCAACGACCAGCGTTCGCCAGCCACAGAGGCTGTAGTTGGCCAACCAGTCTCGGAGGCGTCGCTGGTGTTTCAGTTGAACTTGTCGCAACTAACAAATCAGCTCAGCCAGATTCCGCGAGATGCAGAGGCGATTGCTGGGCTGAATGATTTAGTGTCCGCCAGCCACCGACTTTCAAGCATTGAGTTGCCTACGATACAGGGTGGATTCGAAAAGTTTTCGTTTGCGTATTCACCGGTTTATGCGGCTGAATTTGCTGAGAAGTTTCCCAGTATTCGTACCTATGCAGGTTACAGCCAGGACAATCCCGGAACGACACTCCGCTTTGGGATATCAGACCTTGGGTTTCATGCTATCGTCCGCTCTCTCGACGGAGATTACGTTGTCGATCGCGTTGTTGATGGTCACGCGGACAATCAATATGTGGCGTATAAGCCATCGGCCCGCGCGTCCTGGCTCGAGTCTGACGAACTACTGGTAGATAAGTCGTTGGGTGACCATCATTCATGGTCAACGCCCCTTAGACATGACACCGATGATCAATTCCTTGCACAAATACGAGACGTGAGTGCCGGGCAAACGGCAGCGGTCAACTCGGGAACCAGTTTGCGAGTCTACCGCATTGGAATTTCAGCCAATAGTGGATATGCCCAGCAGATTGGTGGCACGATGCAGGCTGTTCAGTCGGCCATCGTCGAGAGCCTCAATCGAATCAACGCTATTACGCAAAACGAATTGTCCATCAGCTTTCAATTGATTGCCAACAACGATCAATTGACATTTTTGAACGCAGGTAACGATCCGTTTACCGCTAACAATGTACGCGCCAACATTGACGAGAACATCCAGTTGATGGACCAAGTGATTGGACCCAATAACTACGATATTGGCCATGTCTATGCGTCGGGAGCGGGTAATGGCGTCGCATACGTGTCTTCATTAGGCAGACCTTTTAAAGCCGGGGGGGCCACGTCCGGATGGCCAAGTGTCGGATTTGACCACGTTGTATTGCACGAAATCGGCCATCAAATGGGCTCGCGTCACACGTTTTCGGGTGCCGGTGGGGCCTGTGCAGACAATATTGCGCTGGAGACCGCCATTGAGCCGGGGAGCGGGTCCACGTTTATGAGTTATGCAGGGCTATGTGGTGCTGATAACATTCAGAATAACTACGATCCGTACTATCACAGTCTCAGTGCACAATTGTTCATGAACCATATGGATAACATTGTGCCCGACGTCGGAGCGAGAATTCCATTTGCCAATGCGCTTCCGCAAGTGGAGTCACTGGTGCCATCTGGGTTGTCCATTCCGGCTCGAACGCCATTCGTCCTGGAAGCCATTGGGTCCGATGCCAACAATCCACAATCGCTGACCTATAGTTGGGAGCAGTTTGATCTCGGACCGCAGCGAGCCTTGTCGGCGGGAGACACTGGCCAAGGAGCTATCATCCGCGCATTTGCTCCGGTGACCGAAAGTACGCGCTATGTACCGCGACTTCCAGATTTGATTAATAATGTATCGCAATCGTCGGAGACATTGCCCACCACCAACCGCGACTTAAACTTCCGAGTCACGGTGCGCGACAATTTTCCAGGAGCGGGGGCATTCAATACGGATAATGTGCGACTGCGAGTCGTCGATACCGGCAGGCCATTTGCCGTCACCCAGCCCAATACTGCGGCGGTTCGCTGGCGCGGTCTGTCGCAACAATCGGTCCAGTGGGATGTGGCGGGGACGAGTGCATTGCCAATCGGAGCCGTCAACGTTTCAATCTATCTCTCGTTAGACGGTGGTTTTACATACCCGATTGTAATTGCCGATCAAGTTCCCAACACGGGATCAGCCACCATTACAGTTCCCAATGTTTCTACGGCACGCGCGCGAGTCATGGTTCGCGGCCACAACAATATCTTCTTTGACATTTCCAATGCTGATTTCGCCATTGAAGTCTCGACAATCGAAGTGAATATTGCACCGGCGCAGACCAATTATGTTGAAAATCAGCCGCCTGTCGCCGTAGCTGCCACTAGTCAGGTCCTGCAGATTGAAAACGTGGTGGGAGTGACGTTGACGGTGTCTATCACATCTGCATCCCAGGTAGGAGATTTCTTGACCTTTATCAATAGCCAAGGAATTAGCACACTGGGAAATCGACTTTTGTTGGGCAATACCGACCTGGGAACCTGGG contains the following coding sequences:
- a CDS encoding PQQ-binding-like beta-propeller repeat protein → MCAQYSGDSWRQFRGNLDDGRAPLARFPIQWSPTSGLRWRTTIHGRGWSSPVVDGNEIWLTTATEDGLKMHVVCVALDSGAIVHDRLIFENEVVQPDYHITNSYASPTPVLDDQHIYVHFGAYGTACLRRSDFSLRWQRRDLPCNHYRGPGSSPILYRDLLIFHMDGFDYQYAIALDRVSGQTVWKADRQVEYGTDNGDYYKAFSTPRVIQLDGHDQLISPASMACLALDPLTGKELWRVRYEEHSTTVRPLFDGQFLYLSTGFSKPKLLCVRADGSGDVTDSHIVWSQHKSIGSKPSPVLVNGKLFVVSDDGVISRLDVQTGEIRWQQRLGGKFSASLVATDQHVIAVDHDGAGYVFTVADQPQLVGENRLDEGCNASPALLRDSLILRTTSQLVRIAQ